A region from the Lentimonas sp. CC4 genome encodes:
- the argC gene encoding N-acetyl-gamma-glutamyl-phosphate reductase, whose product MNAAVIGASGYSGEELVRLLSRHPDVTLAAVTSRSLAGKPVADVMPGLRHLVGDLEFTNSDPTELAARNDLDVFFLALPHGVASEYADPLFQAGKVVIDLSADFRLNSTTVYADYYGHKHPAPHLLAAAPYVIPELADDKWKSASLIACPGCYPTSIQLPLVPLLKAGLIKTDGIVINSYSGVSGAGRKVAEDFIYCERNESMKGYGMPKHRHLSEIEEQLSSAAFADCIVQFNPHLAPMSRGISTTIVAKAKKSSLQNIYSTWNTAYADKPFVSVLPSGTYPDTKYVTGTNRADISAVYDPRTDNFIITSVIDNLLKGASGQAVQLLNLKFGFKETAGLV is encoded by the coding sequence ATGAACGCAGCAGTCATCGGAGCATCCGGCTATTCCGGAGAAGAACTAGTTCGGCTACTTTCACGTCATCCAGACGTGACATTAGCCGCAGTCACTTCGCGTTCGCTCGCGGGCAAGCCCGTCGCAGATGTCATGCCAGGGCTACGGCACTTAGTCGGCGACCTTGAGTTTACAAACTCAGATCCTACAGAGCTTGCTGCTCGGAACGACCTCGACGTATTTTTCCTCGCGCTGCCACACGGTGTCGCCTCCGAATATGCAGATCCCCTCTTCCAAGCAGGCAAAGTCGTCATCGACTTGAGCGCAGATTTCCGGCTCAACTCGACTACAGTTTACGCAGACTACTACGGCCATAAACACCCAGCACCACATTTACTAGCTGCGGCACCTTACGTCATCCCCGAACTCGCGGACGACAAATGGAAAAGTGCATCGCTCATCGCCTGCCCAGGTTGCTATCCCACCAGCATTCAACTGCCACTGGTTCCACTACTGAAGGCAGGCCTGATCAAGACCGATGGCATTGTAATCAACAGCTACAGCGGCGTCAGCGGCGCTGGCCGCAAGGTCGCCGAAGACTTCATCTACTGCGAACGCAACGAAAGCATGAAAGGCTACGGCATGCCGAAGCACCGCCACCTCTCCGAAATCGAAGAACAACTCAGCAGCGCAGCTTTCGCAGATTGTATCGTGCAATTCAACCCGCACTTGGCACCCATGTCGCGGGGCATTTCGACCACCATCGTCGCTAAAGCCAAGAAAAGCTCACTGCAGAACATCTACTCGACCTGGAACACAGCCTACGCCGACAAGCCCTTTGTCAGCGTGCTTCCAAGCGGCACGTATCCAGACACCAAATACGTGACTGGCACCAACCGGGCAGACATCTCTGCCGTCTATGATCCACGGACAGACAACTTCATCATCACCTCTGTGATTGATAATCTATTGAAAGGAGCCAGCGGCCAGGCCGTGCAGCTGCTCAACCTAAAGTTCGGCTTCAAAGAAACAGCCGGACTGGTCTAA